The following proteins are encoded in a genomic region of Microcoleus sp. FACHB-68:
- a CDS encoding non-ribosomal peptide synthetase gives MSKSNIAEFYPLSPIQQGILFHTLYQPKSSVYFGQLLCTLQGKINVAAFKESWQQVINRHSILRTAFVWEGLKEPIQVVRKQVSLPWEQFDWRGLSSIEQQAHLEIFLKKDHERNFELTSAPLIRITLIQLEDNTYQFIWSHHHLILDGWSLPLILKEVFAFYDAFCEGKELNLTRPRPYRDYIAWLHRQDLSAAESFWRETLKGFTAPTSLVIDKTLSLSHTENEQGECKIALCASMTTALQSLVRQHQLTLNTLVQGAWAMLLSRYSGEEDVVFGATVSGRPPELVGAESIVGMFINTLPMRVSVPAEASLLSWLKQLQFHQVELREYEYSPLVEIQQRWSQIPHNVPLFESIVVFENYPVDPALRERNSHLEICDVQSHDSTNYPITVMVIAQSELTIKISYDRRRFDADTITRMLGHLQTLLEGIVANPNQYLKDLPILTPAERKQLLELNNIADYSQNICLHQLFETQVEKTPDAVALIFEQQQLTYRELNQKANQLAHYLQSLGVNPEVLVGIYLERSLETIIGILGILKAGGAYLPIDPAYPKERLAFMLEDAQVPVLLTQKRLLETVPNYSGKIICLDESQEFITEKSPENPLSNVSAGHLAYVIYTSGSTGTPKGVTVTHSNVVRLFAATQPWYNFNAEDVWTVFHSIAFDFSVWEIWGALLYGGKLVVVPYITSRSPADFYQLLNEQKVTVLNQTPSAFRQLIKAEESRESSEELNLRLVIFGGEALELQSLKPWFERHGDKTPQLVNMYGITETTVHVTYRPLTKADLNATGSVIGRPIPDLQVYLLDNNRQPVPIGVPGEMYIGGAGVARGYLNRPELTAERFISNCFSDEPEARLYKSGDLARYLPNGELEYLGRIDHQVKIRGFRIELGEIEAALSQHPSVAEAVVIAREDELGDKRLVAYIVADEPLIDSQVSPIKYSELRSFLKEKLPEYMVPAAFVFLPSIPLTSNGKVDRRALPAPDTSRPELESTFAAPRTPEEKLFAEIWGQVLGLEKVGIHDNYFALGGDSIRSIQVQSLAKKQGFNISLQELFQYQTIAQLVEKIKKEKSEPSQPEKSQYFSLIGDDDKQRLPDGIEDAYPLAMLQMGMIFHSEYSQESATYHDIFSFHLKAPLDLQALPAAIQYLTNRHGILRTSLHLTGFSIPMQLVHQNVEIPLRVEDLRHLSNAEQENALNAWFELERNLHFNWNISPLLRFQIHRRTDDTFQLTLTFHHAILDGWSVASLLNELFGQYFLLLGKKAGSIALPPTSTFRDFVALEQAVIASQEQQHYWSEKLNDSSMTVLPRWPAFQQKQKVQQICVQDVSVPPEISEGLKQLAKSADVPLKSVLLAAHLRVLNLLTGQVDILTGLVANGRPEQTDGERILGLFLNTLPLRLQLSGGTWIDLVRQVFEAEREVLPFRRYPLAEIQKNQGNQPLFETAFNYVNFHVYQGLQELEDVRVLGQKFLLETNFPLFADFSLDPFSSEVELSLEYDAVEFSHEQIQAITGYYARTLAAMVSEPLGRYERHLLLSEGEQNQLLVEWNNTPTKSIQEQYIHQVFEAQVERAPDAVAVVFEDHQLTYDELNEKANQLAHYLQEIGVKPEVLVGICVERSVEIVIAVLGVLKAGGAYLPLDPAYPQQRLAVMLEDAQVSIILTQKRLLETLPSHQAKVVCLDNEQTLQINNQNYFKNPQLTQPCFPSNLAYVIYTSGSTGTPKGVMISHGNLSNAYAAWKDAYSLDSTPTCHLQMANFSFDVFSGDLIRALCFGGKLVLCPRDFLLEPEKLYQLMLQEEVDSAEFVPAVLRSLIQYLEKTNQSLKFMRLLIAGSDSWYGKEYQEVKRFCGLETRVINSYGLTEATIDSTYFESDVTELQSEGLIPIGRPFAGTQTYILDSHLQPVPIGVFGELCIGGKGLARGYLNRPDLTAEKFIPNPFFKEKEKSPLITASSRLYKTGDLARYLPDGTIELLGRIDYQEKIRGFRIELSEIEAIISQHPKVEQSVVTVWKDAAGNKNLVAYVVSTSNFGAQNPNIGDSRVPCLTHPTAFHFPNNAAELIGFGIKSELRGFLKEKLPDYMVPATFVLLETLPLTPNGKVDRRALPAPQLTTSDLKENFAAPRTPIEEVIAQTYALVLGVEKVGIYDNFFELGGHSLLATQVISRLREAFQIAIPLSWLFESPAVASLTIRIETALKSEQKFAAPPIHPVPRNQTLPLSFAQQRMWLLQQLAPDSSLYNSPVAVRLKGSLNLAALEQSLNEIIQRHEALRTSFVEMEGELVQIIHGTVKITLPMIDLSEVPASNHDAEVRRLAIEDAVKPFDLTQCPLLRATLLRLNSQEHITLLTMHHIVSDGWSMGVFLKELAALYEAFCAGNPSPLPELPVQYADFAVWQRQWLQGEVLQSQLNYWKQQLSGRCPQLKFSTNGLKSSVSSNRGAKQSFIISKDVSEALSQLSRQEGVTLFMTLLAAFQTLLYCNTGTKDIRIGSPIANRNQVEIEKLIGFFINTLVLRNDLSDNPTFREMMRRCRTVALGAYAHQDLPFEKLVEELQPERNLNHNPMYQAWFVLQNAPMPPLELAGLTLSLFELGTETARHDLLLDIWEIPEGLNASFEYKTDLFDQALITRLIRDFDGLLNQVVAQPNSRLSELAEIIAETGRQAQLIQEKELQATGRQKLKMSKRKAIQDL, from the coding sequence ATGAGTAAAAGCAATATCGCAGAGTTTTATCCCCTCTCGCCCATTCAACAGGGCATCCTGTTTCACACGCTTTATCAACCAAAATCAAGTGTGTATTTTGGGCAGCTACTTTGCACTTTGCAGGGTAAAATCAATGTTGCAGCCTTTAAAGAAAGTTGGCAGCAGGTTATTAACCGGCACTCGATTTTACGCACTGCTTTTGTTTGGGAAGGCTTAAAAGAGCCAATCCAAGTTGTTCGCAAACAAGTCAGTCTGCCTTGGGAACAATTCGATTGGAGAGGGCTATCTTCTATCGAACAGCAAGCGCATCTAGAAATATTTCTCAAAAAAGACCACGAGCGAAATTTTGAACTAACATCAGCCCCCCTAATTCGCATCACGCTGATTCAGTTAGAAGACAATACTTATCAGTTCATCTGGAGCCATCACCACTTAATATTAGATGGGTGGTCACTTCCCTTAATTCTCAAAGAAGTCTTTGCATTTTATGACGCCTTTTGCGAAGGCAAGGAACTGAACCTGACGCGTCCTCGCCCTTATCGAGACTACATTGCATGGTTGCACCGGCAAGATTTGTCTGCTGCTGAATCTTTTTGGCGGGAAACGCTTAAAGGTTTTACCGCACCCACTTCGTTAGTAATTGATAAAACTTTAAGTTTATCCCACACAGAAAACGAGCAAGGTGAGTGTAAAATCGCACTCTGTGCATCAATGACGACTGCACTTCAGTCTTTGGTACGACAGCATCAGCTAACATTAAATACCCTCGTTCAGGGTGCCTGGGCCATGCTTTTAAGCCGTTATAGTGGCGAAGAAGATGTCGTTTTTGGGGCGACTGTTTCGGGGCGTCCTCCTGAATTAGTGGGCGCTGAATCAATCGTGGGGATGTTCATTAATACCCTGCCGATGAGGGTATCAGTGCCGGCAGAAGCATCACTTTTATCATGGTTAAAGCAACTACAATTTCATCAGGTTGAGTTGCGCGAGTACGAATACAGCCCCTTGGTAGAAATTCAGCAGCGATGGAGTCAAATTCCTCACAATGTCCCGCTGTTTGAAAGCATTGTAGTTTTTGAAAATTATCCTGTTGATCCAGCTTTACGAGAGCGAAATAGTCATCTAGAAATTTGTGATGTGCAATCCCACGACAGCACAAATTATCCAATTACTGTGATGGTGATCGCACAATCTGAGTTAACAATCAAGATTTCGTATGATCGTCGGCGCTTTGATGCTGATACGATCACTCGAATGCTCGGTCATTTACAGACATTGTTAGAAGGAATCGTTGCCAATCCCAATCAATATTTGAAGGATTTGCCGATATTAACGCCGGCAGAACGGAAACAACTGCTGGAATTAAATAACATCGCCGATTATTCCCAGAATATTTGTCTGCATCAGTTATTTGAAACGCAAGTAGAAAAAACACCGGATGCAGTAGCCCTAATATTTGAACAGCAACAGCTAACTTACCGAGAACTGAATCAAAAAGCCAATCAACTTGCACATTACTTACAATCTTTGGGTGTCAACCCAGAAGTTTTAGTCGGAATTTATCTAGAACGCTCCCTAGAAACGATTATTGGAATCTTAGGCATTCTTAAAGCCGGCGGTGCATATCTACCCATCGATCCAGCTTATCCAAAAGAGCGCCTTGCTTTCATGCTCGAAGACGCACAGGTGCCGGTATTGCTGACTCAGAAACGGCTTTTAGAAACCGTACCGAACTACAGCGGTAAAATTATCTGCTTGGATGAAAGTCAAGAATTTATTACCGAAAAAAGCCCAGAAAATCCTCTCAGCAATGTCAGCGCCGGCCACCTCGCTTATGTAATTTATACCTCCGGTTCCACCGGCACACCCAAAGGCGTCACAGTCACCCACTCAAACGTTGTCCGTTTATTTGCCGCTACACAACCTTGGTATAATTTCAACGCCGAAGATGTCTGGACAGTTTTCCATTCAATCGCCTTTGACTTCTCCGTTTGGGAAATTTGGGGAGCGCTGCTTTACGGCGGCAAACTTGTTGTCGTTCCCTACATAACCAGCCGCTCACCTGCAGATTTTTATCAGTTGTTAAATGAACAGAAAGTCACTGTTCTCAATCAGACTCCTTCGGCTTTTCGTCAACTGATTAAAGCGGAAGAGTCTAGAGAAAGCTCTGAAGAATTAAACCTGCGTTTAGTAATTTTCGGCGGGGAAGCATTAGAGTTGCAAAGTTTGAAACCCTGGTTTGAACGGCACGGCGACAAAACCCCACAATTAGTGAATATGTACGGGATTACAGAAACCACCGTTCATGTCACTTATCGTCCCCTAACAAAGGCTGATCTGAATGCAACCGGAAGTGTAATTGGTCGGCCAATTCCTGACTTACAAGTGTATTTATTAGATAATAATCGCCAGCCGGTTCCCATTGGGGTTCCGGGTGAAATGTATATTGGGGGTGCCGGTGTGGCGCGGGGATATCTCAATCGCCCAGAATTAACCGCTGAACGATTTATTTCTAATTGCTTCAGCGACGAGCCTGAAGCACGACTTTATAAATCTGGGGATTTAGCGCGTTATCTGCCAAATGGGGAGCTTGAGTATTTAGGAAGAATTGACCATCAAGTAAAAATTCGGGGATTTCGCATCGAACTGGGAGAAATAGAAGCGGCTCTCAGTCAGCATCCATCTGTTGCGGAAGCGGTTGTGATTGCTAGAGAGGATGAGCTGGGTGATAAGCGATTAGTGGCTTATATTGTGGCTGATGAACCCTTAATAGATAGTCAAGTTTCTCCGATAAAATACAGCGAACTGCGAAGCTTTTTGAAGGAGAAACTGCCGGAGTATATGGTGCCGGCTGCTTTTGTGTTTCTCCCGTCTATTCCGCTGACTTCTAATGGAAAGGTTGACCGGCGAGCGCTGCCGGCTCCTGATACCTCCAGACCTGAATTAGAGTCTACCTTCGCTGCACCTCGCACTCCTGAAGAAAAGTTGTTTGCAGAAATTTGGGGACAAGTTCTCGGACTGGAAAAAGTCGGCATCCATGATAACTATTTTGCTTTAGGTGGAGATTCAATTCGCAGTATCCAGGTACAATCTTTAGCAAAAAAACAAGGTTTTAATATTTCGCTGCAAGAATTATTTCAATATCAAACAATTGCTCAGCTAGTTGAGAAAATTAAAAAGGAAAAATCAGAGCCGTCCCAACCAGAAAAAAGCCAATATTTCAGCCTTATCGGTGATGACGATAAACAACGCTTACCGGATGGGATAGAGGATGCCTACCCTCTGGCAATGCTTCAAATGGGGATGATTTTCCACAGCGAATATAGCCAAGAAAGCGCCACTTATCACGATATTTTTAGCTTTCATCTCAAAGCACCGCTGGATCTTCAAGCTTTGCCGGCAGCCATCCAATATTTAACCAATCGTCATGGGATTTTGCGAACTTCGTTGCACCTCACCGGCTTTAGTATCCCAATGCAACTGGTTCATCAAAACGTTGAGATTCCTTTGCGGGTGGAAGATTTGCGTCATCTTTCAAACGCAGAGCAAGAAAACGCTTTAAATGCCTGGTTTGAATTAGAAAGAAACCTGCATTTTAATTGGAATATTTCCCCTTTACTGCGCTTCCAAATTCATCGCCGCACTGATGACACCTTTCAGCTTACACTAACTTTCCATCACGCAATTCTTGATGGATGGAGTGTGGCTTCCTTGCTGAATGAACTGTTTGGACAGTATTTCTTACTTTTAGGCAAAAAAGCCGGTTCTATTGCACTACCTCCCACCAGTACATTCCGTGATTTTGTGGCACTGGAACAAGCTGTGATTGCATCCCAAGAACAGCAGCATTATTGGAGTGAAAAGTTAAACGACAGCAGCATGACTGTACTGCCTCGTTGGCCGGCTTTTCAACAAAAACAAAAAGTTCAGCAAATTTGTGTGCAAGATGTGAGCGTCCCACCAGAGATTTCTGAAGGACTTAAACAGCTTGCAAAATCCGCAGATGTTCCCCTCAAAAGTGTTTTACTAGCCGCACACTTACGCGTTTTAAATCTACTTACCGGACAAGTAGATATCCTCACGGGATTAGTGGCAAATGGACGCCCAGAACAGACAGACGGGGAGCGAATTTTAGGGCTTTTTCTCAATACTTTGCCATTGCGCCTGCAACTGTCTGGCGGCACTTGGATAGATTTGGTACGGCAAGTTTTTGAAGCAGAACGAGAAGTGTTACCCTTTCGGCGCTATCCGCTGGCAGAAATTCAGAAAAACCAGGGAAATCAGCCTTTATTTGAAACGGCCTTTAACTATGTAAATTTTCACGTTTATCAAGGGTTGCAAGAACTTGAAGATGTCAGAGTTTTAGGGCAAAAATTCTTGTTGGAAACTAATTTTCCTTTATTTGCTGATTTCAGCCTTGATCCTTTTTCTTCTGAAGTGGAACTGTCGCTGGAGTACGATGCTGTAGAGTTTAGTCACGAACAAATTCAGGCAATAACCGGTTATTATGCTCGGACTTTGGCGGCAATGGTGTCCGAGCCGTTGGGACGTTATGAAAGACATTTGCTGCTTTCCGAGGGAGAGCAAAATCAGTTGCTTGTTGAGTGGAATAATACCCCAACTAAGTCAATTCAAGAACAATACATTCATCAAGTATTTGAAGCCCAAGTGGAACGGGCACCGGATGCAGTTGCAGTGGTATTTGAAGATCACCAACTGACTTATGATGAGCTGAACGAAAAAGCAAATCAATTAGCGCATTACCTGCAAGAAATTGGTGTAAAACCAGAGGTGCTGGTTGGAATCTGTGTGGAGCGTTCTGTTGAGATTGTGATTGCTGTTTTAGGCGTTTTGAAAGCCGGTGGAGCTTATCTACCACTCGATCCAGCTTATCCGCAGCAGCGCTTGGCTGTTATGTTGGAAGACGCACAAGTGTCGATAATTTTAACCCAGAAACGGTTGTTAGAAACTCTTCCTTCACATCAGGCTAAAGTTGTCTGTTTGGATAATGAGCAAACTTTACAAATTAACAATCAAAATTATTTCAAAAATCCCCAACTAACTCAGCCATGTTTTCCTTCAAACTTGGCCTATGTCATTTATACCTCTGGCTCCACCGGCACCCCAAAAGGCGTGATGATTTCCCACGGCAATCTGAGCAATGCCTATGCTGCTTGGAAGGATGCTTATTCGCTTGATTCCACACCAACTTGTCATTTACAAATGGCAAATTTCTCCTTTGATGTCTTTTCTGGCGATTTGATCCGGGCGCTCTGTTTCGGAGGAAAATTAGTTCTCTGTCCGCGAGATTTTCTCTTAGAACCAGAAAAGCTGTATCAGCTAATGCTTCAAGAAGAAGTTGATTCTGCTGAATTTGTACCGGCTGTGTTAAGGAGCCTCATTCAATATTTAGAAAAAACCAATCAGTCTCTCAAGTTCATGCGGTTGCTAATTGCCGGTTCTGATAGCTGGTATGGCAAAGAATATCAGGAAGTTAAACGCTTTTGTGGACTAGAAACTCGCGTTATCAACTCCTATGGATTGACAGAAGCAACTATCGACAGCACTTACTTTGAAAGCGATGTAACTGAGCTGCAAAGTGAGGGTTTAATTCCTATCGGTCGTCCCTTTGCCGGCACCCAAACTTATATTTTAGATTCTCATCTTCAGCCAGTGCCGATTGGCGTTTTCGGAGAGTTATGTATTGGAGGGAAGGGATTAGCACGGGGATATTTAAATCGGCCCGATTTGACCGCAGAAAAATTCATCCCCAACCCCTTCTTTAAAGAAAAAGAAAAATCCCCTCTCATCACGGCTTCAAGTCGGCTCTACAAAACCGGCGATTTAGCCCGTTATTTACCTGATGGAACTATTGAACTGTTAGGGCGAATTGACTATCAAGAAAAAATTAGAGGTTTCCGGATAGAACTCTCTGAAATTGAGGCAATCATTAGTCAGCATCCAAAGGTAGAACAGTCGGTGGTTACGGTTTGGAAAGATGCAGCCGGCAACAAAAACTTAGTTGCCTATGTTGTTTCAACCTCTAATTTTGGAGCGCAAAACCCCAACATTGGCGACAGTAGGGTGCCGTGTCTCACGCACCCGACAGCATTTCACTTTCCTAACAACGCTGCTGAGTTAATCGGATTTGGTATCAAGAGCGAATTGCGCGGCTTCCTCAAAGAGAAATTGCCCGATTATATGGTGCCGGCTACATTTGTGTTGCTGGAGACTTTGCCCCTAACGCCGAACGGAAAAGTTGATCGTCGTGCATTGCCGGCACCCCAGCTAACAACAAGTGATTTAAAAGAGAATTTTGCCGCACCGCGAACTCCAATTGAAGAAGTTATCGCCCAGACTTATGCACTCGTTCTTGGTGTTGAAAAAGTCGGGATTTACGACAATTTTTTTGAATTAGGCGGACATTCCTTATTAGCAACTCAGGTAATTTCTCGACTGCGAGAAGCTTTCCAAATCGCAATTCCTTTATCGTGGCTGTTTGAGTCGCCGGCAGTGGCGAGTTTGACTATACGCATTGAGACGGCACTAAAGTCTGAGCAAAAATTTGCAGCGCCGCCCATTCATCCCGTACCGCGCAACCAAACATTACCCCTATCTTTTGCTCAACAACGGATGTGGTTGTTGCAGCAGTTAGCGCCGGATTCTTCTCTTTACAATTCTCCGGTTGCAGTCCGATTGAAAGGTTCTCTCAACTTGGCAGCTTTAGAGCAAAGTTTGAACGAAATTATTCAGCGTCACGAAGCTTTGAGAACAAGTTTTGTGGAAATGGAAGGTGAACTCGTTCAAATCATTCACGGCACTGTAAAAATTACTTTGCCGATGATAGATTTAAGCGAGGTGCCGGCATCAAATCACGATGCTGAAGTGCGCCGATTAGCTATAGAAGATGCTGTAAAACCCTTTGATTTAACTCAATGTCCGCTACTTCGTGCCACTTTGCTGCGGTTGAACTCACAAGAACATATTACACTGCTAACGATGCACCACATCGTTTCTGATGGGTGGTCGATGGGAGTTTTTCTAAAAGAATTGGCAGCACTTTATGAAGCCTTTTGTGCTGGAAATCCTTCGCCACTTCCTGAACTGCCGGTGCAGTATGCCGACTTTGCTGTTTGGCAGCGCCAGTGGTTGCAAGGAGAAGTTTTGCAAAGTCAGTTAAATTACTGGAAGCAGCAACTAAGCGGTCGTTGTCCTCAGTTAAAATTCTCTACCAATGGGTTAAAATCCTCTGTTTCAAGTAATCGCGGTGCCAAACAATCGTTTATTATTTCCAAGGATGTAAGCGAAGCACTTTCTCAATTAAGCCGCCAGGAAGGTGTCACTTTATTTATGACCTTGCTAGCAGCATTTCAGACTCTGCTCTATTGCAACACCGGCACTAAAGATATCCGAATAGGTTCTCCCATTGCCAACCGTAATCAGGTTGAAATTGAGAAATTGATTGGATTTTTTATTAATACTTTAGTGTTGCGAAATGACTTGTCTGACAATCCAACGTTTCGAGAAATGATGAGACGGTGCCGTACTGTTGCTTTAGGCGCTTATGCTCATCAAGATTTGCCATTTGAGAAGCTGGTAGAAGAACTACAACCTGAGCGGAATTTGAATCATAACCCCATGTATCAAGCATGGTTTGTGCTGCAAAATGCTCCGATGCCTCCCTTGGAATTAGCGGGTTTAACTCTCAGCCTGTTTGAGCTAGGAACCGAAACGGCAAGGCATGATTTACTCCTTGACATTTGGGAAATTCCTGAAGGCTTAAATGCTAGCTTTGAATACAAAACTGATTTATTTGATCAGGCGCTGATTACCCGATTAATTAGAGATTTTGACGGACTTCTCAATCAAGTTGTGGCACAGCCTAATAGCCGGTTGAGCGAACTTGCAGAAATTATCGCTGAAACCGGCAGACAAGCACAGCTCATTCAAGAAAAGGAACTTCAAGCAACAGGCCGGCAAAAATTAAAGATGAGCAAGCGGAAGGCAATTCAAGATTTATAG
- a CDS encoding TauD/TfdA family dioxygenase has translation MALKKLGNISRKTISLSPEELIKTSYVQQDSLLPLVVQPAVDELNLTAWAHNNRQFIQNHLWKHGGILFRDFKVDGVTEFERFIQAVAGELLEYSFRSTPRSKVNGNIYTSTEYPATQFIPLHNEMAYSRNWPLKIAFFCVKKAEQGGETPIADSRKVFERIKPEIREKFMQKKVMYVRNYGGGIDLPWQNVFNTDSKPEVEKYCVKAGIEFEWKENDRLRTRQICQAVAKHPNTNEMVWFNQAHLFHISNLEPTVCQELLATFKAEDLPRNAYYGDGSTIEDDVLEAIRQVYQQETIIFPWQEGDVLLLDNMLATHGRTPFSGSRQVVVGMAEPFTCQDI, from the coding sequence ATGGCGCTTAAAAAGTTAGGAAACATCAGTCGTAAAACGATCAGCCTGTCCCCAGAGGAATTAATTAAGACCTCGTATGTACAGCAGGACAGCCTGCTTCCATTAGTCGTGCAGCCGGCTGTAGATGAATTGAACTTGACAGCTTGGGCGCACAACAATCGCCAATTTATTCAAAATCACTTATGGAAGCACGGAGGAATTCTTTTTCGGGACTTCAAAGTAGATGGGGTAACGGAATTTGAGCGGTTTATTCAAGCAGTTGCTGGGGAATTGCTAGAGTATTCTTTTCGCTCAACGCCACGCAGTAAAGTAAATGGAAATATTTATACTTCAACTGAGTATCCTGCTACTCAATTTATTCCGTTACATAATGAAATGGCCTATTCTCGCAATTGGCCGCTAAAAATTGCTTTCTTCTGCGTTAAAAAAGCCGAACAGGGCGGAGAAACTCCGATTGCAGATAGTCGAAAAGTTTTTGAGCGAATCAAGCCAGAAATTCGTGAAAAATTTATGCAAAAAAAGGTTATGTATGTGCGAAACTATGGAGGGGGAATAGATTTACCCTGGCAAAATGTTTTTAATACCGACAGCAAACCTGAAGTAGAAAAGTATTGCGTTAAAGCTGGAATTGAGTTTGAATGGAAAGAGAATGATCGCCTTAGAACCAGGCAGATTTGTCAGGCTGTTGCGAAGCATCCTAATACGAATGAAATGGTGTGGTTTAATCAAGCTCATTTATTCCACATTTCCAATTTAGAACCCACCGTCTGTCAAGAGCTTTTAGCAACTTTTAAAGCGGAAGATTTACCCCGCAATGCCTATTACGGTGATGGTTCGACAATTGAAGATGATGTTTTAGAAGCCATTCGCCAAGTTTATCAGCAAGAAACAATCATCTTTCCTTGGCAAGAAGGAGATGTTTTGTTACTGGACAATATGTTAGCAACACACGGAAGGACGCCATTTTCCGGTTCCCGCCAGGTTGTCGTCGGCATGGCTGAACCGTTTACCTGTCAGGATATTTAG